Proteins from a single region of Peromyscus eremicus chromosome 9, PerEre_H2_v1, whole genome shotgun sequence:
- the Prss51 gene encoding serine protease-like protein 51 isoform X2 has translation MVNSHGKLEMAVVNITVVMGTKTFSDFNLERKQVQKIIAHKDYKPPHLDSDLCLLLLATPVQFNKVKIPICLPQKESSWDRCWMAEWTSTHSHGSTRGFNMHMTKLRVVQINWRACAKRVAQLSRSMLCAWKEVGTNGNCQGDSGAPMVCANWETRRLFQVGVFSWGITSGSRGRPGMFVSVAQFIPWILEETQREGRALTLSKASRSPLTCVSRHPILLSLGSQILLAAVFAGDKSNC, from the exons ATGGTGAATTCCCATGGCAA ATTAGAAATGGCAGTGGTGAACATCACTGTAGTCATGGGAACCAAGACTTTCAGCGACTTCAACTTGGAGAGAAAGCAAGTGCAGAAGATCATTGCTCACAAGGATTACAAGCCGCCCCACCTTGACAGCGACCTCTGCCTGCTCCTGCTTGCCACGCCAGTCCAATTTAATAAGGTCAAAATAcccatctgcctgcctcagaaGGAGAGCTCCTGGGACCGGTGCTGGATGGCGGAGTGGACATCAACTCACAGCCACG GCTCAACCAGAGGCTTCAACATGCACATGACGAAGCTGAGGGTGGTGCAGATTAACTGGAGAGCATGTGCCAAGAGGGTGGCTCAGCTCTCCAGGAGCATGCTTTGTGCCTGGAAGGAAGTAGGCACCAACGGCAATTGCCAG GGAGACAGCGGGGCACCCATGGTCTGTGCTAACTGGGAGACTCGAAGGCTCTTCCAAGTGGGTGTCTTCAGCTGGGGCATAACCTCAGGTTCCCGGGGGAGGCCCggtatgtttgtgtctgtggctCAGTTTATCCCATGGATCCTAGAGGAGACACAAAGGGAGGGAAGAGCCCTCACCCTCTCAAAAGCCTCGAGAAGCCCCTTGACTTGCGTTTCACGACACCCCATATTGCTAAGCTTGGGGTCTCAAATACTGCTTGCTGCCGTGTTTGCTGGGGATAAATCAAATTGCTGA
- the Prss51 gene encoding serine protease-like protein 51 isoform X1 — protein sequence MPTCGSCSCCGISVGRTSRWATLGCKDDTMLSLLIALLMASKGHAQEHQVLCGHRPAFPNSSWLPFRELLEVQNGEFPWQVSIQMLGKHLCGGSIIHQWWVLTAAHCFPRTLLEMAVVNITVVMGTKTFSDFNLERKQVQKIIAHKDYKPPHLDSDLCLLLLATPVQFNKVKIPICLPQKESSWDRCWMAEWTSTHSHGSTRGFNMHMTKLRVVQINWRACAKRVAQLSRSMLCAWKEVGTNGNCQGDSGAPMVCANWETRRLFQVGVFSWGITSGSRGRPGMFVSVAQFIPWILEETQREGRALTLSKASRSPLTCVSRHPILLSLGSQILLAAVFAGDKSNC from the exons ATGCCCACCTgtggcagctgcagctgctgtggTATCAGTGTGGGCAGGACGTCAAGGTGGGCCACACTGGGCTGCAAAGACGACACGATGCTCTCACTTCTAATTGCATTGCTCATGGCATCTAAGGGACACGCCCAGGAACACCAAG TTCTGTGTGGCCACAGACCTGCCTTTCCAAACTCATCATGGTTGCCGTTCCGTGAGCTGCTTGAAGTCCAGAATGGTGAATTCCCATGGCAAGTGAGTATCCAGATGCTTGGGAAACACCTGTGTGGAGGCTCCATCATCCATCAGTGGTGGGTTCTGACGGCAGCACATTGCTTCCCAAGAACCCT ATTAGAAATGGCAGTGGTGAACATCACTGTAGTCATGGGAACCAAGACTTTCAGCGACTTCAACTTGGAGAGAAAGCAAGTGCAGAAGATCATTGCTCACAAGGATTACAAGCCGCCCCACCTTGACAGCGACCTCTGCCTGCTCCTGCTTGCCACGCCAGTCCAATTTAATAAGGTCAAAATAcccatctgcctgcctcagaaGGAGAGCTCCTGGGACCGGTGCTGGATGGCGGAGTGGACATCAACTCACAGCCACG GCTCAACCAGAGGCTTCAACATGCACATGACGAAGCTGAGGGTGGTGCAGATTAACTGGAGAGCATGTGCCAAGAGGGTGGCTCAGCTCTCCAGGAGCATGCTTTGTGCCTGGAAGGAAGTAGGCACCAACGGCAATTGCCAG GGAGACAGCGGGGCACCCATGGTCTGTGCTAACTGGGAGACTCGAAGGCTCTTCCAAGTGGGTGTCTTCAGCTGGGGCATAACCTCAGGTTCCCGGGGGAGGCCCggtatgtttgtgtctgtggctCAGTTTATCCCATGGATCCTAGAGGAGACACAAAGGGAGGGAAGAGCCCTCACCCTCTCAAAAGCCTCGAGAAGCCCCTTGACTTGCGTTTCACGACACCCCATATTGCTAAGCTTGGGGTCTCAAATACTGCTTGCTGCCGTGTTTGCTGGGGATAAATCAAATTGCTGA
- the Prss55 gene encoding serine protease 55 isoform X1 has translation MILPSILLLVAHTLGANVECGVRPLYDSRTRHSRIIGGQEAEVGEFPWQVSIREMRQHLCGGSIISEWWILTVAHCFYSEISPEGLTVIVGTNDLTTSPKELQVSSIIRHKNFQRYNMDNDIALLLLATPIKFNDLTVPICLPFQPIPSSWHDCWVAGWGITNLVNKSSAKTDLMKAPMRIIDWKECTKIFTKLTTNMLCAAYDNESYDACQGDSGGPLVCNTEPGKKWYQVGIISWGKSCGEKGIPGIYTVLSNYTLWIEKIAQIEGKPLDVKHLRDSGKKKTRGRSHSSKCQVLGYPKSWFLSCLLTWVLLRALSNWE, from the exons ATGATCCTGCCCTCCATTCTGCTACTTGTTGCCCACACCCTGGGAGCAAATGTTG AATGTGGCGTGAGACCCCTGTATGACAGCAGAACTCGACACTCCAGGATCATAGGAgggcaggaggctgaggtgggtgaGTTTCCGTGGCAGGTGAGCATTCGAGAAATGAGACAACATTTATGTGGTGGCTCCATTATCAGCGAGTGGTGGATCCTCACCGTGGCTCACTGCTTTTATTCTGAGATTTC CCCCGAAGGACTGACAGTCATAGTGGGAACCAATGACTTAACTACCTCACCCAAGGAACTACAGGTCAGCAGCATAATTCGCCACAAAAACTTTCAAAGATACAACATGGACAATGATATTGCCTTGTTGCTGCTGGCCACGCCCATCAAATTCAATGATCTGACAGTGCCCATCTGCCTGCCTTTCCAACCCATCCCTTCCAGCTGGCATGACTGTTGGGTGGCAGGATGGGGCATAACCAACTTAG TCAACAAATCATCTGCAAAAACCGACCTGATGAAGGCACCGATGCGCATTATAGACTGGAAGGAATGCACAAAGATATTTACGAAGCTGACCACCAACATGCTGTGTGCTGCATATGACAATGAGAGCTATGATGCCTGCCAG GGTGACAGTGGGGGACCACTTGTCTGCAACACGGAGCCTGGAAAGAAGTGGTATCAGGTGGGCATCATCAGCTGGGGCAAGAGCTGTGGAGAAAAAGGCATTCCAGGAATATACACCGTGTTGTCAAACTATACCCTGTGGATTGAGAAAATAGCCCAGATAGAGGGGAAGCCCCTGGATGTTAAGCATTTGAGGGACTCTGGCAAGAAGAAAACCCGAGGACGCAGCCATTCCTCCAAATGCCAAGTACTGGGCTACCCCAAAAGCtggttcctgtcctgccttctgaCCTGGGTGCTACTCAGAGCCTTGTCCAACTGGGAATAA
- the Prss55 gene encoding serine protease 55 isoform X2, which produces MRQHLCGGSIISEWWILTVAHCFYSEISPEGLTVIVGTNDLTTSPKELQVSSIIRHKNFQRYNMDNDIALLLLATPIKFNDLTVPICLPFQPIPSSWHDCWVAGWGITNLVNKSSAKTDLMKAPMRIIDWKECTKIFTKLTTNMLCAAYDNESYDACQGDSGGPLVCNTEPGKKWYQVGIISWGKSCGEKGIPGIYTVLSNYTLWIEKIAQIEGKPLDVKHLRDSGKKKTRGRSHSSKCQVLGYPKSWFLSCLLTWVLLRALSNWE; this is translated from the exons ATGAGACAACATTTATGTGGTGGCTCCATTATCAGCGAGTGGTGGATCCTCACCGTGGCTCACTGCTTTTATTCTGAGATTTC CCCCGAAGGACTGACAGTCATAGTGGGAACCAATGACTTAACTACCTCACCCAAGGAACTACAGGTCAGCAGCATAATTCGCCACAAAAACTTTCAAAGATACAACATGGACAATGATATTGCCTTGTTGCTGCTGGCCACGCCCATCAAATTCAATGATCTGACAGTGCCCATCTGCCTGCCTTTCCAACCCATCCCTTCCAGCTGGCATGACTGTTGGGTGGCAGGATGGGGCATAACCAACTTAG TCAACAAATCATCTGCAAAAACCGACCTGATGAAGGCACCGATGCGCATTATAGACTGGAAGGAATGCACAAAGATATTTACGAAGCTGACCACCAACATGCTGTGTGCTGCATATGACAATGAGAGCTATGATGCCTGCCAG GGTGACAGTGGGGGACCACTTGTCTGCAACACGGAGCCTGGAAAGAAGTGGTATCAGGTGGGCATCATCAGCTGGGGCAAGAGCTGTGGAGAAAAAGGCATTCCAGGAATATACACCGTGTTGTCAAACTATACCCTGTGGATTGAGAAAATAGCCCAGATAGAGGGGAAGCCCCTGGATGTTAAGCATTTGAGGGACTCTGGCAAGAAGAAAACCCGAGGACGCAGCCATTCCTCCAAATGCCAAGTACTGGGCTACCCCAAAAGCtggttcctgtcctgccttctgaCCTGGGTGCTACTCAGAGCCTTGTCCAACTGGGAATAA